The following coding sequences lie in one Acidimicrobiia bacterium genomic window:
- a CDS encoding cell division protein CrgA yields MPKSKGRRKPKRLHTPPPVAKEEKVSPRWYLILMFTLMGIGVITIIFNYLGLLPGGQRGLFLYSGLGAIAAGFVMTLNYY; encoded by the coding sequence ATGCCCAAGTCGAAAGGCCGGCGCAAGCCGAAGCGCCTCCACACCCCGCCCCCCGTGGCGAAGGAGGAGAAGGTGTCACCGCGCTGGTACCTGATCCTCATGTTCACGCTCATGGGGATCGGCGTCATCACGATCATCTTCAACTACCTGGGCCTCCTGCCCGGTGGTCAGCGCGGCCTGTTCCTGTATTCAGGGCTTGGCGCCATCGCCGCCGGCTTCGTGATGACGCTCAATTATTACTGA